From the genome of Clavibacter nebraskensis NCPPB 2581:
CTCTACTTCGCACCCTGAAGCGCACGCCATCGGGTGCGTCCGGATTTCGTCCTCGCCCGTCGGCGGCCCGTGACTCGTGACCGGTGACGGACGCCCGTCCCCCTCGACGGGTCCGAGGTCGGCTACCCGCCCGCGGGCATGTCCGCGAAGCGCGAGAAGTGCCCGTGGAAGCCGACCGTGATGGTGCCCGTCGGCCCGTTGCGGTGCTTGGCGACGATGAAGTCGGCCTCGCCCGCCCGCGGGTTGTCCTTCTCGTACGCGCTCTCGCGGTGCAGCAGGATGACCATGTCGGCGTCCTGCTCGAGCGACCCGGACTCGCGGAGGTCGGAGATGGCCGGCATCTTGTCGGCACGCTGCTCGGGGCCTCGGTTGAGCTGCGACAGCGCGATGACCGGCACCTGCAGCTCCTTCGCCATGAGCTTGAGCGCCCGCGAGAACTCCGACACCTCCTGCTGGCGCGACTCGACCTTCTTGCCGCTCGTCATGAGCTGCAGGTAGTCGATGACGACGAGCTTCAGCCCGACCTTCTGCTTGAGCCGGCGGCACTTGGCGCGGATCTCGACGAGCGTCATGTTCGGGCTGTCGTCGATGTAGAGGGGCGCGTCGTTGATGCGGCCGCGGGTCTGCGCGATGGTCGTCCAGTCCCGCGCGTCCACCGTGCCCTTGCGCATGCTCTGCAGCGGCACGGAGGCCTCCGCGGAGAGGAGGCGCATCGCGATCTCGCTGCGCCCCATCTCGAGGCTGAAGAAGATCGACGGCATGTCGTACTTGATGCTCGCGGCGCGCGCGAAGTCGAGCGCCAGCGTCGACTTGCCGAGCGCAGGACGCGCGGCGACGATGATGAGCTGGCCCGGGTGCAGGCCGTTGGTGAGCGCGTCGAGGTCGGCGAAGCCCGTGGGCACGCCGGTCATCTGGCCGTCCTTGCCCTTCGCGGCCTCGATCTCGTCGATGGCGACCGTGACCGCGTCCGTCAGCGGCACGTAGTCCTCGGCCTCCACGCCGCCCGTGACGCCGTAGATCTCGGCCTGCGCGTTGTTGACGAGGTCGACGACCTCGCCCTCGCTGGCGTAGCCCATCTGCACGATGCGGGTGCCGGCCTCGACCAGGCGCCGCAGGACGGCCTTCTCGGCGACGATGGACGCGTAGAAGCCCGCGTTGGCGGCCGTGGGCACGACGCTCGTGAGCGTGTGGAGGTAGTCCGCCCCGCCCGCCCGGCTCAGCTCGCCGAGCTTCGTGAGCTCGTCCGTGACCGCGATGACGTCCGTCGGCTCGCCGTGCGAGTAGAGCGACAGGATCGCGTCGAAGATGATCTCGTGCTTCGGGATGTAGAAGTCGATCGCCCGCACCTGCTCGACCGCGTCCGCGACTGCGTCCTTGCTGAGGAGCATGCCGCCGATGGCGCTCTGCTCGGCGAGGAGGTCGTGCGGCGGCGTGCGCTCGTGACCGGCGCGCTTGTCGCGCTCGTCCCGTTCGCTGGCGAGACCCAGATGGGCGATGGACACGTGCGGCTCCCCTCGGTCGGCTGGGCGGATGCGCCCGCACGACCGTTCTAGCTCGGACCTCCGACACCGCTCGGATGACGTCGGCCGGACCGCTCACGGGTCCTCCGCGACCCGTTCGACGGGCGCTGCCCCACGATATGGATCCGGTCACACCAGCACCAAATGCCCCTGTGGACGAGACTGTGGACAAAGTGGGCGAAACGCCGGGGATCGTGTGGACTAGCTGGGGACAAGCCTGTGCACTACTGACTTTTTTCGGACCGGAATACGCACCTGACCTGGGATGGAGTTCTCACCCACCAGTGTGGGAAAACTAGTCTGCACCAGGGCTTGAGGGTTCGTCTGCTAGGGGTCCGCCTGTGGATGGGACTGGGGATCCAGGGCCCTCTGACCGGCTGGTTAACCGCCGATGGCGGTGGGCTCCATGAGCCCACCGCCATCGATCTCGTGTTGCGTTACTTCGCGGCGACGACCTGCAGGCTGATCGTGGCGACGATGTCGTCACGGAGCCGGATCGTGGCCTCGTGGTTCCCCGTGGCCTTGATGGCGTTGGGGATCTCGATCTTGCGCTTGTCGACCTGGCCGATGCCGGACTCCTCGACCGCCTTGGCGATGTCGGACGTCTTGACGGAGCCGAAGAGGCGTCCGCCCTGGCCGGCCTTGACGGTCAGCTTGACGATCTTGGCCTCGAGGCGGCTCTTGAGGTCCTGCGCCTCCTCGATGGTCGCGTGCTCGCGAGCGGCACGCGCGGCCTTGATCTGCTCGATCTGCTTCTCGCCGCCACGGCTCCAGATGACCGCGAAGCCCTGGGGGACGAGGTAGTTGCGGGAGAACCCGTTCTTGACCTCGACGACGTCGCCGGGGGAACCGAGGCCGGAGACCTCGGTCGTGAGGATCACTTTCGACATTCCATTACCCCTTAACGGCCGGAGCCGGCGTAGGGGAGAAGTGCCATCTCACGCGCGTTCTTGACTGCGCGCGCGATGAGGCGCTGCTCCTGCACCGAGACACCGGTGATGCGACGAGCGCGGATCTTTCCCCGCTCGGAGATGAACTTGCGGAGGGTGGCGACATCCTTGTAGTCGATGACGCCGACGCGGATGGACTTCGCCGGGGCGGCGTTCTTGCCGCCCTTGGCTCCGCGGAGAGGCTTGCGGCGGTCGCCGCTGCTCTTTCCAGCCATGATTCTTCCTGTCTTTCGTACGTAGTGCGACGAGCCCTAGAAGGGCGTCTCGTCGTTGAAGTTGCCGGGGTTGGACCAGCCGCCGTCGCCGCCGCCGGAGTTGCCGCCGGAGCTCGCGGGGGTGCCCCACGGCTCCTCGGCCACCTGCTGCTGGGGCTGTCCGCCACCGAACTGGCCACGGCCACCGCCGCCGGAGTTGCCTCCGCCGCCGTTGCCGCCGCCGCCGGCCGCGCGCGTGACCTGAGCGGTCGCGTAGCGGAGCGAGGGGCCGATCTCGTCGACCTCGAGCTCGATGGAGGTGCGCTTCTCGCCCTCCTTCGTCTCATAGGACCGCTGCTTGAGGCGGCCGGTCGCGACGACACGCGAGCCCTTGGTGAGCGAGGACGCCACGTGCTCGGCGAACTCGCGCCACACGCTCGCACGGAGGAAGAGGGCGTCGCCGTCCTTCCAGTCGTTGCTCGCGCGGTCGAAGGACCTCGGCGTGGAGGCGATGGTGAAGTTGGCTACCGCCAGCCCGTTCTGCGTGTATCGCAGCTCCGGATCACTGGTGAGGTTGCCCACGACCGTGATGATGGTTTCGCCGGCCATCGACTACTCCCCGGTCTTCTCGCTGGAAGCGGCCTGCGCCGCCGGCTTGCCGGGCGTCGCCGGAGCGGCGTCCGTGGCGGGCGCCTGAGGCGCGGCGTCTGCGGCCTTGGACGTGGCGGCTGCCTTGCGGGCGGCCTTCTCGTCGGCGAGCTTGCGAGCGGACGCGACCATGGCCATGGCCTCCTCGGCACGCAGCACCTTGGTGCGCATGACGGCCTCGCTCAGACCCAGCTGGCGGTCGAGCTCCTGCGTGGCCTCGCTCGTGGCGGTGAGCTGGACGACGGCGTAGATGCCCTCGTTCTTCTTGTTGATCTCGTACGCCAGTCGACGACGGCCCCAGACGTCGACGGAGTCGACGGTGCCACCGCTGGTGCGGATGACGTTGAGGAACTTGTCGAGACTGGGAGCGACGGTGCGCTCATCGATCTCGGGATCGAGGATCACCATGAGTTCGTACTGATGCGTCACTAACCCACCTCCTTCGGACTTGAACGGTCGCAGACGATCTGCGACAGGAGGGTATGTGCATCTGTCCGCGCGGGGCCGGGGAATCCCGTTGCCGGGCGGACAACCTCGCAAGACTACCGGATGGGGAGGAGTCGCACCAGGCCGAGGGCCGCGCTGACGCGGATCAGGCCTGCTCGGCGGCCCACCACGCGACGAGGCGACGCTCGGCCTCGTCCTCCGGGAGGGGGCCTTCGTCGAGTCGCAGCTCGAGGAGGAATCGGTAGGCGCGGCCCACGACCGGGCCCGGCGGCACGTCGAGGATGCGCATGATCGCCTCGCCGTCGAGGTCGGGGCGCACGGCCGCCATCTCCTCCTGCTCGGCGAGCTCGGCGATCCGGGTCTCGAGGTCGTCGTAGGCGAATCCGAGGCGGTCGGCCTTGCGGCGGTTCTGCGTGGTGACGTCGGCGCGCGTGAGCATGTGCAGGCGCTCGAGCTCGGGGCCGGCGTCGCGCACGTAGCGGCGGACGGCCGAGTCGGTCCAGCCGCCCTCGGTGTAGCCGAAGAAGCGGAGGTGCAGCTCGATGAGGCGCGCGACGGACGCGATGGTGTCGTTGTCGAAGCGGAGGGCGCGGAGTCGGCGCTTGGCCATCTTGGATCCGACGACGTCATGGTGATGGAAGGTCACGACCCCGCCGGGCTCGAGGCGACGCGTGGACGGCTTGCCGATGTCGTGGAGGAGCGCGGCCAGCCGGAGCACGAGGTCCGGCGCCTTGCCGGGGTGGCGGGAGCGCTCGTGGTCGATCGCCTGGTCGAGCACCTGGAGGGAGTGCTGGTAGACGTCCTTGTGGCGGTGGTGCTCGTCGGCCTCGAGCTTCATCGCGGGGAGCTCGGGCAGCACGTGCTCGGCGAGGCCGCCCTCCACGAGCAGGTCGAGGCCCGCGCGCGGCTCGGGCGTGCGCAGCAGCTTGGAGAGCTCGTCGCTCACGCGCTCGACGGAGATGTCGAGGATCCGCGGTGCCATGTCGCGGATGGCGGCGAGCGCACCGTCGTCGAGGCGGAAGCCGAGCTGCGAGGCGAAGCGGACGGCGCGCATCATGCGGAGCGGGTCGTCGCCGAACGAGACCTCCGGGGCGACGGGCGTGCGGAGCAGCTGGGCGAGGAGGTCGTCGATGCCGCCGGACGGATCCACCAGGACCACCTGGGGCAGGCGCACGGCAAGCGCGTTGACCGTGAAGTCGCGGCGCACGAGGTCCTCCTCGAGCGAGGAGCCGAACTCGACCTCGGGCTTGCGGGAGACGCCGTCGTACTGGTCGGTGCGGTAGGTCGTGATCTCGACCTGCTCCCCCTTCACGCGCGCGCCGATGGTGCCGAACGCGCGGCCGATGTCCCAGTGGGCGTCGGCGACGGGCTTCACGATCTCGAGGATGCGATCCGGGCGGGCGTCTGTGGTGAGGTCGAGGTCGGTCGCGGCTCGGCCAAGGAAGGAGTCGCGGACCGGTCCGCCGACGAGGGCGAGCTCGTGGCCCGCCTCGTGGAAGGCGCGGGCGAGCACGGCGACCGGGGGCGATGCGGCCAGCTCGCGGAGACGCTCGAGGGCCTGTGCGACGCTGTGCATGGTCGGACAGTCTACGGCGGGCGGCGACCGGCGTCGGCGTCCACGGCGAGGGCACACAGGCCGTGCGGGGCCAGCCATTTAGAATCGCCAGATGCACGCCGCGCCTCGACACGACGCCGGCCCCACCCGCACGGACAGAGCACTCCGGTCGATCCGGCGATCCGCCCGACGCACGATCTCCACCCTCGTATGCGTCACGGTCGCCGCCGGGACGCTCGCCGCCGGGACGGTCGCGGGTCCGTCGACCCCGGCGCACGCGGCCACCGACGGCGTGACGCTCACCGTCACGCCCGCGGCCGAGGGGATCCTCACCCCCGGCGAGGACCTCGCCGTCACCGTCTCCGTGGTCAACGCCACGGACGCCGCGGTCCCGGCCGGGCGCATCGACCTCGACCTCAACCGCACCGTCCTCGACACCCGCGCCAAGATCGACGGCTGGCTCAACACGGCGTCCACCGACCAGAACACGCGGACGGGCCCGCGCATCGGCCGCACCGACACCCCCGTGGTGCCCGCAGGGGGAACGGTCGACGTGGGCATCACGGTGCCGTCGGCGACCGTGGCGCTGCAGGGCAGCCGCGGCGGCTTCGGCCCGCGCGGGCTGACGGCCGAGCTCGAGGCGGGCGGCGAGGACGTCGCGACCGGGCGCGGGGCCGTCGTCTGGAGTCCGGGAGCGGATCCGGCCCCCACGCCCGTCGTGGCCGTCATGCCGCTCACCGTGCCGCCGAGCGCCTCCGACTTCATCGACGCCGAGGCCCTCGCGACCTACACCTCGGCGAGCGGCACGCTGACGCGCCAGCTGGACGCGATCTCCGGGCGGCCCGTCGCGGTGGGCATCGACCCCCGGATCATCGCGTCCATCCGGATCCTCGGCGCCGACGCTCCCACGTCCGCCGTCGAGTGGCTGCAGCGCCTCCGCGAGCTGCCGAACGAGACCTTCGCGCTGGCCTGGGCGGACGCCGACGTCGCCGTGCAGGCGCAGGCCGGTGCCGCGACGCTCCTCGCGCCCACGGACACCACCTACGCCGTGCGGGCGAGCCGGTTCGCCGCGCCGGGCTCGACTCCCGCGCCGAGCTCGACGCCCAGCGCGACCCCCACGGCCACGGAGTCCCCCGCCGCGAGCGGCACGGCCGGCGGATCCGCCGTCGCGGGAGCCGCGACCTCCGCACCGGCCGAGACGCCCGCCCCCTCGTCCAGTCCCGAGCCGAGCCCCACGCCCACCGCTCCGGCGCTCTCCCCCGTCCCGAGCCTCGCCGACCTGACCGCCTGGGACTACACGATCTCCGGCGTCTCCTGGCCGGCCGCGGGCACCATCACGTCCGGCGACCTCGGGGTGCTGGCCGCCAGCGGCACCACGACCGCGATCCTCGCGAGCGGCGACGTGCAGTCCACGGGCTCCGGGTCAGTCGGCGCCACCGGGAGGATCGGCGACACGACCGTGCTCGTGACCGACGCGCGGGTCTCCGCCCTCGTCGACCGCGCGCTCTCCGCGGAGACGGACAAGGCGTTCGGGATCACGCTGGCCGAGCTCTCGGCGACCCTCGCGGCCGATGCGCGCGCGGCCGACGGCCATGTCGTCGTCGCGGGCCTGGAGCGCGGCTGGGCGGCCTCCGGCGGCCGCCTGGGACAGCTGCTCGACGCGATCCAGGGGCTCCCCTTCAGCGACACCGCGCAGCTGGGCGCGGCCTTCGCGACCGCGCCCGTCCCCCTCCAGGTCGTCGACCACCCGGAGGACGCCACCCGGGTCCAGCGGGTCGCCGACGCGATGTCGCTCGAGGCCCAGGTCGACGCGTTCGCGAAGGCGGTCGAGCGTCCCGAGCTCATCACCGGCCAGCAGCGGATGCTCCTCCTCGCCACGCTCGCGAACCGGTGGCGCGACGACGCGGATGGGGCTGTGACCGTCCAGGACGGTTACAGCGCCCAGGCCCACGCGCTGCTGGACTCCGTGGCCATCACCACCCGCCAGAACACCGTCATCAGCGACACGACGAGCCTCTTGATCAACGTCAGCAACGCGCTCGACCAACCCGTCGCGGTACGGCTCTCGATCGTCGCGGGCAGCGGGCGGATCCGCGTCGACGACTCCGCGCTCGTCACGGTCCCCGCGCACGGCAGCGCTTCGGCCCGACCGCCCATCACCGCCATCTCGAACGGCGACGTCGTGGTCACCGCGCGGCTGACGACCGAGGACGGCTCCGTCCAGATTGGCGAGAGCGCGCCCGTCGAGCTCTTCATCCGCGCCGGCTTCGAGGCCGTCGTGACGACGCTGTTCGTCGCCGCGGTCGCCCTCCTATTCGGCTTCGGCCTGTTCCGCAGCATCCGCAAGCGCCGCCGCGCCCGCGCCCGGCAGCTCGCCGGCCTGCCCGAGGAGATCGATGACTGACCGGTTCGCGCCACGCCCCCCTGCCGCGGTCGCCTCGTGACGGCCGCGCCCGCCCCGCGCGGAGGCGGCATCGGCCGCGCGTCGGCCCTCCTCGCCTCGGGCACGTTCGTCTCGCGCATCCTCGGCTTCGTCAAGGCCATCGTGCTGCTGCAGACCATCGGTGCGACCCTCGGCAGCTCCAACGCGTTCTCCAACGCGAACCAGCTGCCCAACAACCTCTACGTGATCATCGCGGGCGGCGTCCTCAACGCCGTCCTGGTGCCGCAGGTCGTGCGCGCCGCGAAGCACGCGGACGGCGGCGCCGGGTACATCAACAAGCTCGTGACCATCGCGATCGTCGTGCTCGGCGGCGTCACGCTCCTCGCGACCGTCGGGGCTCCCGTCGTCTCGCGCCTCTACGCCGCCACGCTGCCGCCGGACGTCTTCGCGCTCGTCGTCGCGTTCGCGTACTGGTGCCTCCCGCAGATCCTCTTCTACGGGCTCTACGCCGTGCTCGGCGAGGTGCTGAACGCGCGCGGGTCCTTCGGCCCGTTCACGTGGGCACCGGTCCTCAACAACGTGGTCGCCATCGCCGGCCTGCTCGTCTTCCAGGCGATGTTCGGATCCGGCAGCCGCCCGGTCGACGACTGGAGCCTCGACAAGATCGTCGTGCTGGCCGGATCCGCCACCCTCGGCGTCGTCGCCCAGGCGCTCATCCTCTTCGTCTTCTGGCGCCGTGTCGGCCTCCGCTTCCGCTTCGACTTCGCGTGGCGGGGCGTGGGCCTCGGCACGGCGGGCCGCCTCGCGGGCTGGACCTTCGGCATGCTCGTCGTCACGCAGCTGGCCGGCATCGCGCAGTCGAACGTCGCGAACATCGCGGCCACCTCGGACAGCCCGTCGAGCACGATCCTCCTGAACGCGTGGCTGTTCTTCATGCTGCCGCACTCGATCTTCGCGGTCTCCATCGCCACCGCCTACTTCACGCGCATGAGCACGCACGCGGGCGAGGGCGACCACGACAGCATGCGGGCGGACCTCTCCTCCGCCGTCCGGCTCGTCGGCCTCATGACCGTGCTGTCCACCGCGCTGATCGCCGTGCTCGCCGGACCCGTGGCGCGCGTGATGGTGTCGGGCGACATCGGCGAGGTCCGCGGCTATGGCGTCGTCCTCATCGCCTTCATCCTCGGGCTGCCTGCGTTCAGCACCCTGTTCGTGCTGCAGCGCGCCTTCTACGCGCTCTCGGACACGCGCACGCCGTTCCTCATCCAGTGCGCGCAGGTCGTGCTGTTCATCGTCGGCGCCCTGGTCATCTCCCAGCAGCCCGTCGAGCTGATCGGCGTGGGGCTCGCCGTGCTGCAGACCGTCACGGTCACCGGGCAGGCCGTGCTGGCCGCGGTGCTCCTCCGCCGGCGCATCGGCCGCATCGACGGCCGCCGCATCCTCCGCGGCGCCGTCCGCTTCGTCGTGGCCGCGGTGCCGACCGCGCTCGTCGGCAACGCGCTGCTCACCCTCGCCTCCGGCGGCGCGTTCGAGGGAGTCGGCGTCGCGTCGAAGGGCCAGGCGCTCCTCGTCGGGATCACGCTGGCCGCCGTCATGACGGCCGTCTACCTCGCCGCGCTGGCCGCCATGCGCTCCTCCGAGCTGCAGCAGCTCGCGGGCCCCGTCATGCGCCGCATCCGCCGCCGCTGACCCCTCACGCCGCCGCACGTCCGACCCCCGTCGAGGCCTGTCCGCGCACACGACCCCGCCCGGTGGAGCCGCAGGAATAGCCGCTACCGTGGGTCTGTTGCAGAGGTGAGCGGGCGCCGGGAAGGCGCCCCGCCGAGCAGTGGAGGAGAAGCCGTCGTGCGTCAGATCATCATCATCGGTTCCGGTCCCGCGGGATACACGGCCGCCATCTACGCCGCGCGCGCCAACCTCACGCCCCTCCTCATCGCGAGCTCGGTCGAGGCCGGCGGCGAGCTCATGAACACCACCGAGGTCGAAAACTACCCGGGCTTCACCGACGGCATCCAGGGCCCCGACCTCATGATGGCGATGCAGGCGCAGGCCGAGCGCTTCGGCACCGAGGTCGTCCTCGACGACGTCACGTCGGTCGAGCTGACGGGCGACGTCAAGCGCGTCACCCTCGGCAACGGCGACGTCCACGAGGCCCTCGCGGTCATCGCCGCGACGGGATCCGCGTACCGCAAGCTCGGCCTCCCCGCGGAGGACCGCTTCAGCGGACACGGCGTCTCCTGGTGCGCCACGTGCGACGGCTTCTTCTTCCGCCAGAAGACCATCGCGGTCGTCGGCGGCGGCGACAGCGCCATGGAGGAGGCCACCTTCCTCACCCGCTTCGCGGAGAAGGTCTACGTGATCCACCGCAAGGACTCGCTGCGCGCCTCCAAGATCATGCAGGAGCGCGCGTTCGAGAACCCGAAGATCGAGTTCATCTGGAACGCGCAGGTGGTCGACATCACGGGCGGCGAGAAGGTCGAGGGCGTCGTCCTCCAGGACACCGTCACGGGCGAGCAGCGCCCGCTCGCGCTCGAGGGCCTCTTCGTCGCCATCGGCAACGATCCGCGCACGCACCTCTTCCACCAGCAGCTGGAGCTCACCACGGAGGGCACCATCGCCGTCGACGGCCGCTCCTCGCGCACGAACCTGCCGGGCGTGTTCGCCGCCGGCGACGTGATCGACCCCACCTACCGCCAGGCCGTCACGGCCGCGGCGTCGGGGACGGTCGCGGCGCTCGACGCGGAGCACTTCCTCGCGTCCCTTCCTGACGCCCTGCTCGACGCCGCCACCGACGGACCGGACGGCCCCGCGGGCCACGGTGCGCCGGCCGCCGGAAGCGCGGTGGATCCCGACGGCGAGCTCGTCGGCGCCGAGCGACCGTAGTCCCCGGCGCGACGCAGCGCCCACCCTCACCGGAGGATCCGGGAACCACCCGGACCCGCAGAACCACACGAAGGAGCACTCATGTCCCACTCCCGCGACGTCACCGACGCCAGCTTCCAGGCCGACGTCCTCGACGCCGAGAAGACCGTCATCGTCGACTTCTGGGCGCCCTGGTGCGGCCCGTGCAAGGCCGTCTCCCCCGTCCTCGACCAGATCGCCGCCGAGA
Proteins encoded in this window:
- the dnaB gene encoding replicative DNA helicase, encoding MSIAHLGLASERDERDKRAGHERTPPHDLLAEQSAIGGMLLSKDAVADAVEQVRAIDFYIPKHEIIFDAILSLYSHGEPTDVIAVTDELTKLGELSRAGGADYLHTLTSVVPTAANAGFYASIVAEKAVLRRLVEAGTRIVQMGYASEGEVVDLVNNAQAEIYGVTGGVEAEDYVPLTDAVTVAIDEIEAAKGKDGQMTGVPTGFADLDALTNGLHPGQLIIVAARPALGKSTLALDFARAASIKYDMPSIFFSLEMGRSEIAMRLLSAEASVPLQSMRKGTVDARDWTTIAQTRGRINDAPLYIDDSPNMTLVEIRAKCRRLKQKVGLKLVVIDYLQLMTSGKKVESRQQEVSEFSRALKLMAKELQVPVIALSQLNRGPEQRADKMPAISDLRESGSLEQDADMVILLHRESAYEKDNPRAGEADFIVAKHRNGPTGTITVGFHGHFSRFADMPAGG
- the rplI gene encoding 50S ribosomal protein L9, which gives rise to MSKVILTTEVSGLGSPGDVVEVKNGFSRNYLVPQGFAVIWSRGGEKQIEQIKAARAAREHATIEEAQDLKSRLEAKIVKLTVKAGQGGRLFGSVKTSDIAKAVEESGIGQVDKRKIEIPNAIKATGNHEATIRLRDDIVATISLQVVAAK
- the rpsR gene encoding 30S ribosomal protein S18 — translated: MAGKSSGDRRKPLRGAKGGKNAAPAKSIRVGVIDYKDVATLRKFISERGKIRARRITGVSVQEQRLIARAVKNAREMALLPYAGSGR
- a CDS encoding single-stranded DNA-binding protein, giving the protein MAGETIITVVGNLTSDPELRYTQNGLAVANFTIASTPRSFDRASNDWKDGDALFLRASVWREFAEHVASSLTKGSRVVATGRLKQRSYETKEGEKRTSIELEVDEIGPSLRYATAQVTRAAGGGGNGGGGNSGGGGRGQFGGGQPQQQVAEEPWGTPASSGGNSGGGDGGWSNPGNFNDETPF
- a CDS encoding CCA tRNA nucleotidyltransferase codes for the protein MHSVAQALERLRELAASPPVAVLARAFHEAGHELALVGGPVRDSFLGRAATDLDLTTDARPDRILEIVKPVADAHWDIGRAFGTIGARVKGEQVEITTYRTDQYDGVSRKPEVEFGSSLEEDLVRRDFTVNALAVRLPQVVLVDPSGGIDDLLAQLLRTPVAPEVSFGDDPLRMMRAVRFASQLGFRLDDGALAAIRDMAPRILDISVERVSDELSKLLRTPEPRAGLDLLVEGGLAEHVLPELPAMKLEADEHHRHKDVYQHSLQVLDQAIDHERSRHPGKAPDLVLRLAALLHDIGKPSTRRLEPGGVVTFHHHDVVGSKMAKRRLRALRFDNDTIASVARLIELHLRFFGYTEGGWTDSAVRRYVRDAGPELERLHMLTRADVTTQNRRKADRLGFAYDDLETRIAELAEQEEMAAVRPDLDGEAIMRILDVPPGPVVGRAYRFLLELRLDEGPLPEDEAERRLVAWWAAEQA
- a CDS encoding DUF6049 family protein, with amino-acid sequence MHAAPRHDAGPTRTDRALRSIRRSARRTISTLVCVTVAAGTLAAGTVAGPSTPAHAATDGVTLTVTPAAEGILTPGEDLAVTVSVVNATDAAVPAGRIDLDLNRTVLDTRAKIDGWLNTASTDQNTRTGPRIGRTDTPVVPAGGTVDVGITVPSATVALQGSRGGFGPRGLTAELEAGGEDVATGRGAVVWSPGADPAPTPVVAVMPLTVPPSASDFIDAEALATYTSASGTLTRQLDAISGRPVAVGIDPRIIASIRILGADAPTSAVEWLQRLRELPNETFALAWADADVAVQAQAGAATLLAPTDTTYAVRASRFAAPGSTPAPSSTPSATPTATESPAASGTAGGSAVAGAATSAPAETPAPSSSPEPSPTPTAPALSPVPSLADLTAWDYTISGVSWPAAGTITSGDLGVLAASGTTTAILASGDVQSTGSGSVGATGRIGDTTVLVTDARVSALVDRALSAETDKAFGITLAELSATLAADARAADGHVVVAGLERGWAASGGRLGQLLDAIQGLPFSDTAQLGAAFATAPVPLQVVDHPEDATRVQRVADAMSLEAQVDAFAKAVERPELITGQQRMLLLATLANRWRDDADGAVTVQDGYSAQAHALLDSVAITTRQNTVISDTTSLLINVSNALDQPVAVRLSIVAGSGRIRVDDSALVTVPAHGSASARPPITAISNGDVVVTARLTTEDGSVQIGESAPVELFIRAGFEAVVTTLFVAAVALLFGFGLFRSIRKRRRARARQLAGLPEEIDD
- the murJ gene encoding murein biosynthesis integral membrane protein MurJ, whose protein sequence is MTAAPAPRGGGIGRASALLASGTFVSRILGFVKAIVLLQTIGATLGSSNAFSNANQLPNNLYVIIAGGVLNAVLVPQVVRAAKHADGGAGYINKLVTIAIVVLGGVTLLATVGAPVVSRLYAATLPPDVFALVVAFAYWCLPQILFYGLYAVLGEVLNARGSFGPFTWAPVLNNVVAIAGLLVFQAMFGSGSRPVDDWSLDKIVVLAGSATLGVVAQALILFVFWRRVGLRFRFDFAWRGVGLGTAGRLAGWTFGMLVVTQLAGIAQSNVANIAATSDSPSSTILLNAWLFFMLPHSIFAVSIATAYFTRMSTHAGEGDHDSMRADLSSAVRLVGLMTVLSTALIAVLAGPVARVMVSGDIGEVRGYGVVLIAFILGLPAFSTLFVLQRAFYALSDTRTPFLIQCAQVVLFIVGALVISQQPVELIGVGLAVLQTVTVTGQAVLAAVLLRRRIGRIDGRRILRGAVRFVVAAVPTALVGNALLTLASGGAFEGVGVASKGQALLVGITLAAVMTAVYLAALAAMRSSELQQLAGPVMRRIRRR
- the trxB gene encoding thioredoxin-disulfide reductase; translation: MRQIIIIGSGPAGYTAAIYAARANLTPLLIASSVEAGGELMNTTEVENYPGFTDGIQGPDLMMAMQAQAERFGTEVVLDDVTSVELTGDVKRVTLGNGDVHEALAVIAATGSAYRKLGLPAEDRFSGHGVSWCATCDGFFFRQKTIAVVGGGDSAMEEATFLTRFAEKVYVIHRKDSLRASKIMQERAFENPKIEFIWNAQVVDITGGEKVEGVVLQDTVTGEQRPLALEGLFVAIGNDPRTHLFHQQLELTTEGTIAVDGRSSRTNLPGVFAAGDVIDPTYRQAVTAAASGTVAALDAEHFLASLPDALLDAATDGPDGPAGHGAPAAGSAVDPDGELVGAERP